The sequence TATTTAATTTATGTTGCCACTCCCAAAGAAATGGAGGAATTAAAAAAGGTAAAAAGAGAAGAACGGGAAATAAAATGGCGAGAGTTTTGGAAAAATAAAAATATTTCCGAAGAGGAATATTTTTTAAAAATTGAATATTGTGAAAAAAATTTCGGACGTGGCGACAAAGGAGCTTTCTCTGATCGAGCACGAATCTATTTTCAATATGGCGAGCCAGATTATGTAGAGAACTTTCCTTATGAAATTGATAAAAAACCATATATCAAATGGTATTATTATCGTTATAATAAAGAATTTATCTTTGTTGATTTAAGGGGATTTGGTGAGTATATTCTAGTGAGTGAAAAATGATTGCCTTATTATTCTTCTTTAATTTTTTTGCTTTAGATTACAGTATTTTTTGGGCTGAAGATACTTTTTCTTTTGTTGAATTCTATTACTCTTTGCCTCTTTTTTCTCTTTCACCGGAAAAAATTGTCAATGATACCGCCTTTTTTTCTTACTCAATAAATTTTTCAATAAGAGGAAAAATAACAAAAAAAGAGAAACTGGAGAAAAAGATTTTTTTACCCAATTATTCCTATTTCCAAAATTTAAACAAGATATATATTGACGGATTTGGTCTTTATTTGCCATTCGGAAATTATTTTTATCAGATTGAATTTTTAGGAAACAAGTATCAAGATTCTTTAAAAATAAAAGATTTTCAAAACAAAACAGGTATCTCTTCACTTCTTTATCTTATCAGTTGTGGAAAAGAAGAAAAAAATGGTAATTTTTATCGGAATGGTTATTATTACACCCCTAATCCGGAAAGAATTTATAACTTAGATAAAGATTCAATTGCCTATCTCTATTTTGAACTTTATAACTTGGTGAAAGATACGATTTTCATTGGTTACCAAATTTTTGATGAAGAAGGCAGATTGGAAAAGGATTTTTCCTTAATGAAAATCGTAAAGGATAACAAAAATTTAGCAAAGGCGATTGGTATCCCTTTAAAAAGTTTAAGTAGCGGAAGAAAAACCTTGTCTCTCTTTTTAACCGATGGGAAAGAAAAGATTGAAGAAGAAAAAAAAGATTTTTATCTTATCAGCGAAAAAGAAACAGCCCTTCTTTTAAGAGATTCTCTTTTTATTATCAAAGAATCACTTTTTTACCTTTTAGAAAGAAATAAAAAAGAGAAAGAGAAATACAGAAAGATGAGTCTATTGGGAAAAAAGAAATATTTAGATAATTATTTTCGAGTTTTTAATTTAGATACTCTAAGAGCAAGAATTGATTACGTAAACCTTCATTATTCTTATATGAAAAAAAAGGGAGTAGAAACTGACCGAGGAAGAGTGTATTTAAAATATGGGGAGCCAGAAAAGA comes from candidate division WOR-3 bacterium and encodes:
- a CDS encoding GWxTD domain-containing protein, which gives rise to MIALLFFFNFFALDYSIFWAEDTFSFVEFYYSLPLFSLSPEKIVNDTAFFSYSINFSIRGKITKKEKLEKKIFLPNYSYFQNLNKIYIDGFGLYLPFGNYFYQIEFLGNKYQDSLKIKDFQNKTGISSLLYLISCGKEEKNGNFYRNGYYYTPNPERIYNLDKDSIAYLYFELYNLVKDTIFIGYQIFDEEGRLEKDFSLMKIVKDNKNLAKAIGIPLKSLSSGRKTLSLFLTDGKEKIEEEKKDFYLISEKETALLLRDSLFIIKESLFYLLERNKKEKEKYRKMSLLGKKKYLDNYFRVFNLDTLRARIDYVNLHYSYMKKKGVETDRGRVYLKYGEPEKKEIEIFGIDIRPYEYWYYSQTNYFYLFMDIHGDGNYLLLYTNDPKESIYPNYEKYLNYEIMEKLGIKR